AAGGTAAACAAGTACTTTATCTGCTTTCCGCGCTAGATTTTTTCAACATTTCCTGTTGATAATCAAAAGATTCTTGTACCTTTGCCGTCCCTTAAAAAAAGAGGGATATTTTTTTCAGTAATACGCAGAACCGAAAGCTAGTTAAAGTACTATGCCAACCATTCAACAACTTGTCCGGAAAGGACGTAAAAAGTTGCCCAACCGCAGCAAGAGTGCGGCTCTGGATTCGTGTCCACAGCGACGTGGCGTTTGCACGCGCGTGTACACAACTACTCCCAAAAAGCCAAACTCTGCGTTACGTAAAGTTGCCAAGGTGCGTCTCACCAATCAAACGGAAGTGATTGCTTACATTCCGGGGGAAGGACATAACCTGCAGGAACACTCGATCGTGCTTGTGCGCGGCGGAAGGGTAAAGGATCTGCCAGGTGTGCGTTACCACATTGTTCGTGGTTCGCTCGACACGGCAGGTGTAGAAGGAAGAAAGCAACGCAGAAGCAAGTATGGCGCAAAGAAGCCCAAGGCCGGCGCCGCCAAACCTGCTGCGAAGTAATTAATAAGGCAATAACGTAACCGACGGCCACAGCCTTCGGCAATAAATATTTTCAGAATAACATGAGAAAAGCTAGAGCAAAGAAACGGATTCTTCTCCCCGACCCGAAGTTCAACGATACGCTTGTAACGCGTTTCGTGAACAACATGATGTACGATGGGAAACGAGGTAAATCATTCAATTCTTTCTATGATGCGATTTCCATCGTGGAGGAGAAAACCGGGCAGCCCGGGCTCGACACCTGGAAGAAGGCACTCAACAATGTGATGCCTGCGGTGGAAGTCCGCAGCCGCCGCGTGGGTGGAGCTACGTTCCAGATCCCGCAGGAGATTCGCCCTGAGCGCCGGGTGGCACTCGGAATCAAATGGATGATTTCCTATTCCCGCCTTCGCGGTGAAAAATCAATGGCAGCAAAACTCGCCGGGGAGATCATCGCTGCTGCAAAAGAAGAAGGTGCTGCGTTTAAAAAGAAAGAAGATACCCATAAAATGGCAGAAGCCAACAAGGCTTACTCTCATTTCCGCTTATAACCGTAGACGAAAAGGCTAACAGAGATGGCAGATTTAAAATATACAAGGAACATCGGTATTGCGGCACACATCGACGCAGGTAAAACCACCTGCACCGAGCGTATCCTCTATTATACCGGGGTGAATCACAAAATCGGTGAAGTGCACGATGGAGCGGCAACGATGGACTGGATGGTGCAGGAACAGGAACGTGGTATCACCATTACTTCCGCTGCCACCACCTGCTTCTGGAATTACCGCGGAAATAAGTACAAAGTCAATATTATTGACACCCCCGGCCAC
This genomic window from Bacteroidia bacterium contains:
- the rpsG gene encoding 30S ribosomal protein S7; translation: MRKARAKKRILLPDPKFNDTLVTRFVNNMMYDGKRGKSFNSFYDAISIVEEKTGQPGLDTWKKALNNVMPAVEVRSRRVGGATFQIPQEIRPERRVALGIKWMISYSRLRGEKSMAAKLAGEIIAAAKEEGAAFKKKEDTHKMAEANKAYSHFRL
- a CDS encoding 30S ribosomal protein S12 yields the protein MPTIQQLVRKGRKKLPNRSKSAALDSCPQRRGVCTRVYTTTPKKPNSALRKVAKVRLTNQTEVIAYIPGEGHNLQEHSIVLVRGGRVKDLPGVRYHIVRGSLDTAGVEGRKQRRSKYGAKKPKAGAAKPAAK